A genomic stretch from Triplophysa dalaica isolate WHDGS20190420 chromosome 4, ASM1584641v1, whole genome shotgun sequence includes:
- the gabarapa gene encoding GABA(A) receptor-associated protein a, with protein MKFMYKEEHPFEKRRSEGEKIRKKYPDRVPVIVEKAPKARIGDLDKKKYLVPSDLTVGQFYFLIRKRIHLRAEDALFFFVNNVIPPTSATMGLLYQEHHEEDFFLYIAYSDESVYGGIQRDV; from the exons ATGAAGTTTATGTACAAAGAAGAACATCCCTTCGAGAAGAGACGGTCCGAAGGGGAGAAAATCAGAAAGAAGTACCCGGACAGAGTGCCT GTGATCGTGGAGAAGGCCCCCAAAGCCAGAATAGGAGACCTGGACAAGAAGAAATATCTCGTCCCTTCTGACCTCACAG TGGGTCAGTTCTACTTCCTTATTCGAAAAAGGATCCACCTGAGGGCAGAGGATGCTCTTTTCTTCTTTGTCAACAATGTCATTCCACCCACATCAGCCACTATGGGGCTTCTGTACCAG gagcaccacgaggaagacttttttctttacattgctTACAGTGACGAAAGCGTCTATGGGGGCATACAGAGAGATGTGTAG